In the genome of Falsirhodobacter halotolerans, one region contains:
- a CDS encoding M3 family metallopeptidase — translation MNPLLSDWTGPFGLPPFDRITDADFAPAIDEGLAEARANIARISADPAAPTFANTIDALELSEEVLDRVAGVFYTLAGADSTDAREDLQRELAPKMSAFSSEIINNHALFDRIDTLWQARETLDLTPEQAQVLKLYHRMFVRAGAELTGAEAERLTAVKARLAVLGTQFGQNLLAEEKGWSRDLTPEDLAGLPEFVVDATRAAARDRGQAGHVLTLARSVITPFLQFSPDRDLRRVAYEAWTARGANGNAQDNRAIATEILSLREERAHLLGYASFADYKLAPEMAKTPAAVRDLLMQVWGPAKDAAARDAEVLTRMMHEDGINGDLEPWDWLYYTERRRKAEHDLDEAEIKPFFALDAMIEAAFDVSRRLFGLEFKALDLPLYHPDARAWEVTRNGKHLAVFIGDYFARPSKRSGAWCTAMRVQRKLGGDRAPIVMNVCNFAKGDPSLLSYDDARTLFHEFGHALHQMLSDVTYAYVSGTSVARDFVELPSQLYEHWLEVPEVLRTHARHVKTGAPMPEDLMERLLAAGTYDQGHSTVEYVASALVDLAFHEGAAPADPMARQAEVLAQLGMPDAIRMRHATPHFAHIFTGDGYSSGYYSYMWSEVMDADAFAAFTETGDAFDPATARALEEHILSKGGTEEAEALYTAFRGKMPDVAPLLRGRGLA, via the coding sequence ATGAACCCGCTTCTGTCCGACTGGACCGGCCCCTTCGGCCTTCCGCCCTTCGACCGCATCACCGATGCCGACTTCGCCCCCGCCATCGACGAAGGTCTGGCGGAGGCGCGGGCCAACATCGCGCGCATCAGCGCCGACCCTGCCGCCCCCACCTTCGCCAACACCATCGACGCGCTGGAACTGTCGGAGGAGGTGTTGGACCGCGTGGCGGGCGTTTTCTACACGCTGGCCGGGGCCGACAGCACCGACGCGCGTGAGGATCTGCAGCGTGAATTGGCGCCGAAGATGTCGGCCTTCTCGTCCGAGATCATCAACAACCACGCCCTGTTCGACCGGATCGACACCCTGTGGCAGGCGCGCGAAACGCTGGACCTCACGCCGGAACAGGCGCAGGTCCTGAAACTCTATCACCGCATGTTCGTGCGGGCGGGGGCGGAACTGACGGGGGCCGAGGCCGAACGTCTGACGGCGGTGAAGGCGCGGCTGGCGGTCCTTGGCACGCAGTTCGGCCAGAACCTGCTGGCCGAGGAAAAGGGCTGGTCCCGCGATCTGACGCCCGAAGATCTGGCGGGGCTGCCGGAGTTCGTGGTGGATGCGACCCGCGCCGCCGCCAGGGATCGGGGGCAGGCGGGGCACGTCCTGACGCTGGCGCGGTCGGTCATCACGCCGTTCCTGCAATTCTCGCCCGACCGCGATCTGCGGCGCGTGGCCTATGAGGCGTGGACCGCGCGCGGGGCCAACGGCAACGCGCAGGACAACCGCGCCATCGCGACCGAGATTCTGTCCCTGCGGGAGGAGCGGGCGCATCTTCTGGGCTATGCCAGCTTTGCCGATTACAAGCTGGCGCCGGAAATGGCCAAGACCCCGGCGGCGGTGCGCGATCTTTTGATGCAGGTCTGGGGCCCGGCAAAGGACGCCGCCGCCCGCGACGCCGAGGTTCTGACCCGCATGATGCACGAGGACGGGATCAACGGCGATCTGGAACCGTGGGACTGGCTCTATTACACCGAACGCCGCCGCAAGGCCGAACACGATCTGGACGAGGCGGAGATCAAGCCCTTCTTCGCGCTGGACGCGATGATCGAGGCGGCGTTCGACGTGTCGCGCCGCCTGTTCGGGCTGGAGTTCAAGGCGCTGGACCTGCCGCTTTATCACCCCGATGCGCGCGCGTGGGAGGTGACGCGGAACGGCAAACATCTGGCCGTGTTCATCGGCGATTATTTCGCGCGGCCGTCCAAGCGGTCGGGCGCGTGGTGCACGGCGATGCGGGTGCAGCGCAAGCTGGGGGGCGACCGCGCCCCCATCGTGATGAACGTCTGCAACTTCGCCAAGGGCGATCCCAGCCTTCTGTCCTATGACGATGCGCGGACCCTGTTTCACGAATTCGGCCACGCGCTGCACCAGATGCTGTCGGACGTGACCTACGCCTATGTGTCGGGCACCTCGGTCGCGCGGGACTTCGTGGAACTGCCCAGCCAGCTTTACGAACATTGGCTGGAGGTGCCGGAGGTTCTGCGCACACACGCCCGCCATGTGAAAACCGGCGCGCCGATGCCCGAGGATCTGATGGAGCGCCTTCTGGCGGCGGGCACCTACGATCAGGGGCATTCGACGGTGGAATACGTGGCCTCCGCCCTTGTCGATCTGGCGTTTCACGAAGGTGCCGCCCCCGCCGATCCGATGGCCCGGCAGGCCGAGGTGCTGGCCCAACTGGGGATGCCCGACGCCATTCGTATGCGGCACGCGACGCCGCATTTCGCGCATATCTTCACGGGCGACGGATATTCCTCGGGCTATTACAGCTATATGTGGTCCGAGGTGATGGACGCCGATGCCTTCGCCGCCTTCACCGAAACGGGCGACGCCTTCGACCCCGCCACCGCCCGCGCGCTGGAGGAGCATATCCTGTCCAAGGGCGGGACCGAAGAGGCGGAGGCCCTTTACACCGCCTTCCGGGGCAAGATGCCGGATGTTGCGCCGCTGCTGCGCGGGCGGGGGCTGGCCTGA
- the phnC gene encoding phosphonate ABC transporter ATP-binding protein, which translates to MLEVRNVTRMFGARAAVDDISFTVDGPAFVGVIGRSGAGKSTFLRMMNRLTDATAGRILVEGRDILALRGPQARAWQSDCAMIFQQFNLVPRMDVVSNVLHGILNRRSTLQTMFNLWPRADILRAIDILDRLGIAEQAPKRAEALSGGQQQRVAIARALMQDPRIILADEPIASLDPMNAQVVMDALRRINLEDGRMVIANLHTLDTARRYCDRVIGMRDGRIVFDGTPDQLSTGVARDIYGADASFNEAATSTSIPTDTSSDDAYALRMMA; encoded by the coding sequence ATGCTGGAAGTCAGAAACGTCACGCGGATGTTTGGCGCGCGCGCGGCGGTGGACGATATCAGCTTCACCGTCGACGGGCCGGCCTTTGTCGGCGTGATCGGGCGGTCGGGGGCGGGCAAGTCCACCTTCCTGCGGATGATGAACCGCCTGACCGACGCGACCGCGGGCCGGATCCTGGTGGAGGGGCGCGACATCCTCGCCCTGCGCGGCCCGCAGGCGCGGGCGTGGCAAAGCGATTGTGCGATGATCTTCCAGCAGTTCAACCTTGTCCCCCGCATGGATGTGGTGTCGAACGTCCTGCATGGCATCCTGAACCGCCGCTCCACCCTTCAGACGATGTTCAACCTGTGGCCGCGCGCGGACATCCTGCGGGCGATCGACATTCTGGACCGGCTGGGCATCGCCGAACAGGCACCCAAACGGGCCGAGGCGCTGTCGGGCGGGCAGCAGCAGCGCGTGGCCATTGCCCGCGCCCTGATGCAGGATCCCCGCATCATCCTGGCCGACGAACCCATCGCCAGCCTTGATCCGATGAACGCGCAGGTGGTGATGGACGCCCTTCGGCGCATCAACCTGGAGGATGGCCGCATGGTCATCGCCAACCTGCACACGCTGGACACCGCGCGGCGGTATTGCGACCGCGTCATCGGTATGCGCGACGGGCGCATCGTGTTCGACGGCACGCCCGACCAGCTTTCGACCGGGGTCGCCCGCGACATCTATGGCGCGGATGCCAGCTTCAACGAGGCGGCGACCTCCACCTCCATTCCCACCGACACCTCATCCGACGACGCCTATGCCTTGCGGATGATGGCCTGA
- the phnD gene encoding phosphonate ABC transporter substrate-binding protein, producing the protein MKHAVLALMAATALSPLAATAQEITQFNIGILGGENAQDRMNSNECYRVAIEEALGVPVKIFTPADYDGVIQGLLGGTLDMAWMGASGYAKIYLTNPDAVTPVLTKQNMDGSTGYYAVAFARADSGITSIEDAKGTSFVFADPNSTSGYLVPAAELTQTYGPLDDYFSEVRFSGGHEQSIVAVAGGDADAGVSWADGLGDWEDGYNSGAFRRAADAGLVDMNDIVPIWQSRLIPEGPMVLRNALPQGVRDTVTQLTADLHETDRACAYGVAAGEAQDFVPVDHAAYDGIVAARELEQANR; encoded by the coding sequence ATGAAACACGCAGTTCTGGCCCTGATGGCCGCCACCGCCCTGTCCCCCCTCGCCGCCACGGCGCAGGAGATCACGCAGTTCAACATCGGCATTCTGGGCGGCGAGAACGCGCAGGACCGCATGAATTCCAACGAATGCTACCGCGTGGCCATCGAAGAGGCGCTGGGCGTGCCGGTCAAGATCTTCACGCCCGCCGACTATGACGGCGTGATCCAGGGGCTGCTGGGCGGCACGCTGGACATGGCGTGGATGGGGGCGTCGGGCTATGCCAAGATCTATCTGACGAACCCCGATGCGGTGACGCCGGTCCTGACCAAGCAGAACATGGACGGTTCCACCGGCTATTACGCCGTGGCCTTCGCCCGCGCCGACAGCGGCATCACCTCGATCGAGGATGCCAAGGGCACGTCCTTCGTCTTCGCCGATCCGAACTCCACCTCCGGCTATCTGGTGCCGGCGGCGGAACTGACCCAGACCTATGGCCCCTTGGACGACTACTTCTCCGAAGTGCGGTTTTCGGGCGGGCATGAACAGTCGATCGTCGCCGTGGCCGGTGGGGACGCCGATGCGGGCGTCAGCTGGGCCGACGGTCTGGGCGACTGGGAAGACGGCTACAACTCGGGCGCGTTCCGTCGCGCGGCCGATGCCGGGCTGGTCGACATGAACGACATCGTGCCGATCTGGCAGTCCAGGCTGATCCCCGAAGGTCCGATGGTGCTGCGCAACGCCCTGCCGCAGGGGGTGCGCGACACGGTGACCCAACTGACCGCCGACCTTCACGAAACCGACCGCGCCTGCGCCTATGGCGTGGCGGCGGGCGAGGCGCAGGATTTCGTCCCGGTCGATCATGCCGCCTATGACGGGATCGTCGCCGCGCGCGAGTTGGAACAGGCGAACCGCTGA
- the phnE gene encoding phosphonate ABC transporter, permease protein PhnE, with protein sequence MADTAPSHPAPDIRGAYLDMVRRRRMYGGILLVFFAALMVSGFDLAQSRNAGGFLPGLPMVFSFPSEVLSEAWRERAAIPAMLLGHLPSLIETVNIAAVSTLLGGLAAMGLALLSTHGLARWPRLTPVFRRMMDTTRAIPEVVIALMLIYILGGGPVPAVAAIALHTAGALGKLFSEVAQNADLKPVEGLTSVGANWGQRMWLGVLPQVAPNWTSYALMRFEINVRASAILGFVGSGGIGYDLKIAMQWGQGRYAEVVAIFLLLFLTIVAIDRLSDHARVRLVKGALQ encoded by the coding sequence ATGGCCGACACCGCGCCTTCCCATCCCGCGCCCGACATCCGCGGCGCCTATCTCGACATGGTGCGCCGCCGCCGGATGTATGGCGGCATCCTTCTGGTGTTCTTCGCGGCCCTGATGGTGTCGGGCTTCGATCTTGCCCAGTCGCGCAACGCGGGCGGGTTCCTGCCCGGCCTGCCCATGGTCTTCTCCTTCCCGTCCGAGGTCCTGTCCGAGGCGTGGCGCGAGCGGGCGGCCATTCCGGCCATGCTTCTGGGCCATCTGCCGTCCTTGATCGAGACGGTGAACATCGCCGCCGTCTCCACCCTGCTGGGCGGGCTGGCGGCGATGGGGCTGGCGCTTTTGTCCACGCACGGGCTGGCGCGCTGGCCCCGGCTGACGCCGGTGTTCCGCCGCATGATGGACACCACGCGCGCCATACCGGAGGTCGTGATCGCGCTGATGCTGATCTACATCCTGGGCGGCGGGCCGGTTCCGGCGGTGGCGGCCATCGCGCTGCACACGGCCGGCGCCTTGGGCAAGCTGTTTTCCGAAGTGGCCCAGAATGCCGACTTGAAACCGGTGGAGGGCCTGACCTCGGTCGGGGCCAACTGGGGGCAGCGGATGTGGCTGGGCGTCCTGCCGCAGGTCGCGCCGAACTGGACGTCCTATGCCCTGATGCGGTTCGAGATCAACGTGCGGGCCAGCGCGATCCTGGGCTTCGTCGGCTCGGGCGGGATCGGGTATGACCTGAAGATCGCGATGCAATGGGGGCAGGGGCGCTATGCCGAGGTGGTGGCGATCTTCCTGCTGCTGTTCCTGACCATCGTCGCGATCGACCGCCTGTCCGATCACGCCCGCGTCCGTTTGGTGAAGGGAGCCCTGCAATGA
- the phnE gene encoding phosphonate ABC transporter, permease protein PhnE, translated as MTAAIMAPPILRGFARRRLTAFAVPLAILAYLLYAAITFDVAGLAARARMDNAALMLSDFWQHKTHITRDNRTGALTAAVEGENKGLYPEGRLPDYVTVNGSVTTIDLERGHVVTYDAAGARYLHPDHGTIDIRPEGNRLILTAPQPLPDWINASDSRVSLTTGAGRFAYTRSKVETFRYSPGWPLFFFTLDSPWAFMTWGEIGAAALWGERLDPARSNIASMAQDFWTNAMWRHGDVFWAIMETILMAFLGTMGAAILSLPLAFMAARNMNPLGPVRFGLRRVFDFIRGVDALIWTIVLARAFGPGPMTGALAILLTDTGSFGKLFSEVLENIDEKQVEGVRSTGAGAVARARFGVIPQVTPVLLSQVLYFLEANTRGATVIGAIVGGGIGLLLTQAIQTQKDWEDVAYYMVLIVLTIIAMDSLSGWLRRKLIRGH; from the coding sequence ATGACCGCCGCAATCATGGCCCCGCCGATCCTGCGCGGGTTCGCCCGTCGCCGCCTGACCGCCTTTGCCGTGCCGCTGGCGATCCTGGCCTATCTTCTCTATGCCGCGATCACCTTCGACGTGGCGGGCCTTGCGGCCCGTGCGCGGATGGACAATGCCGCGCTGATGCTGTCGGATTTCTGGCAGCACAAGACGCATATCACCCGCGACAACCGCACCGGCGCCCTGACCGCCGCGGTGGAGGGGGAGAACAAGGGCCTCTATCCCGAAGGCCGTCTGCCCGATTATGTCACCGTGAACGGGTCCGTCACCACCATCGATCTGGAGCGGGGCCATGTCGTCACCTATGACGCGGCGGGGGCGCGGTATCTGCATCCCGACCATGGCACCATCGACATCCGCCCCGAGGGCAACCGCCTGATCCTGACCGCGCCGCAGCCCTTGCCCGACTGGATCAACGCTTCGGACAGCCGCGTCAGCCTGACGACCGGGGCGGGCCGCTTCGCCTATACCCGATCCAAGGTGGAGACCTTCCGCTATTCCCCCGGCTGGCCGCTGTTCTTCTTCACGCTCGACAGCCCTTGGGCGTTCATGACCTGGGGGGAGATCGGCGCCGCCGCGCTGTGGGGCGAGCGGTTGGATCCGGCGCGATCCAACATCGCAAGCATGGCGCAGGATTTCTGGACCAACGCGATGTGGCGGCATGGCGACGTGTTCTGGGCGATCATGGAAACCATCCTGATGGCCTTTCTGGGCACGATGGGGGCGGCGATCCTGTCCCTGCCGCTGGCCTTCATGGCGGCGCGCAACATGAATCCGCTGGGGCCGGTGCGCTTCGGGCTGCGGCGGGTGTTCGATTTCATCCGCGGGGTGGACGCGCTGATCTGGACCATCGTTCTGGCCCGCGCCTTCGGCCCCGGCCCGATGACCGGCGCGCTGGCCATCCTGCTGACCGACACCGGCAGCTTCGGCAAGCTATTCTCCGAGGTGCTGGAAAACATCGACGAAAAGCAGGTGGAGGGCGTGCGGTCCACCGGCGCGGGGGCTGTGGCGCGGGCCCGGTTCGGGGTGATCCCGCAGGTGACGCCGGTGCTGCTGTCGCAGGTGCTGTATTTCCTTGAGGCCAACACCCGCGGGGCCACGGTGATCGGGGCCATCGTCGGCGGGGGGATCGGCCTGTTGTTGACGCAGGCGATCCAGACGCAGAAGGATTGGGAGGATGTGGCCTATTACATGGTGCTGATCGTGCTGACCATCATCGCGATGGACAGCCTGTCGGGCTGGCTGCGCCGCAAGCTGATCCGGGGGCACTGA
- a CDS encoding chloramphenicol acetyltransferase, with translation MPKLSADVPLIHPGAVVTASTLGRFCEVGEGARLLATDLGDYAYCERLCDIANASVGKFANIAALCRIGPTDHPMHTASLHHFLYRASYYWDDAEDDAEFFAARAARRTVIGPDTWLGHGAIVKPDVTIGAGAIVASGAVVTKDVAPYMIVAGVPAVPLRARFTADVADRLLALAWWDWDHARLRRALTDFRSLPAEAFLEMYGG, from the coding sequence ATGCCGAAACTTTCTGCCGACGTGCCGCTGATCCATCCGGGCGCGGTGGTGACCGCCTCCACCCTCGGGCGGTTCTGCGAGGTGGGGGAGGGCGCGCGCCTGCTTGCCACCGATCTGGGCGACTATGCCTATTGCGAACGGTTGTGCGACATCGCCAACGCGTCGGTGGGCAAATTCGCCAACATCGCCGCCCTGTGCCGCATCGGGCCGACCGATCACCCGATGCACACGGCCAGCCTGCATCACTTCCTGTATCGCGCCAGCTACTACTGGGACGACGCCGAGGATGACGCCGAGTTCTTCGCCGCCCGTGCGGCGCGGCGGACGGTGATCGGGCCGGACACCTGGCTGGGCCACGGCGCGATCGTGAAGCCGGACGTGACCATCGGCGCGGGGGCCATCGTCGCCTCGGGTGCGGTGGTGACGAAGGACGTGGCCCCCTACATGATCGTGGCGGGGGTGCCGGCGGTGCCGCTGCGCGCGCGGTTCACGGCCGATGTGGCCGACCGCCTTTTGGCGCTGGCGTGGTGGGATTGGGATCACGCCCGCCTGCGCCGCGCCCTGACCGACTTCCGCAGCCTGCCGGCCGAGGCGTTTCTGGAGATGTATGGCGGTTAG
- the phnF gene encoding phosphonate metabolism transcriptional regulator PhnF: MTRKPIWTSIAATLQTDITDGHYRPGDRLPTEGELATRFGVNRHTVRHAVKSLVAAGTLRTRQGAGVFVTATPTEYPLGRRVRFHQNLAASGRTASRRLTRLDIRACDAEEAAALRLPPGAPVHVMEGVSLADGQPLAVFRSVFDATRFPTLADHLRADTSVTRALAACGVADYTRAETRLTAKIAPATMALALEVPQGAPVLRTVAINLDADGHPVEYGTTWFAGDRVTLTVNAD; encoded by the coding sequence ATGACACGCAAACCGATCTGGACCTCCATCGCCGCCACGTTACAGACGGACATCACGGACGGCCATTACCGCCCCGGCGACCGCCTGCCGACCGAGGGGGAGCTTGCGACCCGGTTCGGCGTCAACCGCCACACGGTGCGGCACGCGGTGAAGTCGCTGGTCGCCGCCGGGACGCTGCGCACGCGGCAAGGGGCGGGGGTGTTCGTCACGGCCACCCCGACCGAATATCCCCTGGGGCGACGGGTGCGCTTTCATCAGAACTTGGCCGCCTCGGGGCGGACGGCGTCTCGGCGGCTGACCCGGCTGGACATCCGCGCCTGCGACGCGGAAGAGGCGGCGGCCCTGCGCCTGCCCCCCGGCGCGCCCGTGCATGTGATGGAAGGGGTGTCGCTGGCCGATGGGCAGCCCCTGGCGGTGTTCCGGTCGGTGTTCGACGCCACGCGGTTTCCGACCCTTGCCGACCACCTGCGCGCCGACACCTCCGTCACCCGGGCGCTTGCGGCCTGCGGGGTGGCCGATTACACCCGCGCCGAAACCCGCCTGACGGCCAAGATCGCCCCGGCCACGATGGCCCTTGCGCTGGAGGTGCCGCAGGGCGCGCCGGTTCTGCGCACGGTGGCGATCAATCTGGATGCGGACGGCCACCCCGTCGAATACGGCACGACCTGGTTCGCGGGCGACCGCGTGACGCTGACGGTGAACGCCGACTAA
- the phnG gene encoding phosphonate C-P lyase system protein PhnG, with product MAHGNEMRASWMAVLAKAPSGRLAALMPDLPAHDILRAPEIGAIMVEGRIGGTGARFNLGEMTVTRCSVRLDGAEGHACIQGRDKDHARRAAVLDALMQGGAAARIRAEVLDPLTGAATATRRARAEKAAATKVEFFTMMRGED from the coding sequence ATGGCACACGGGAACGAGATGCGAGCCAGTTGGATGGCCGTGCTGGCCAAGGCCCCCTCCGGGCGGTTGGCCGCGCTGATGCCGGACCTGCCCGCCCATGATATCCTGCGCGCGCCGGAAATCGGGGCGATCATGGTCGAAGGGCGCATCGGCGGCACCGGCGCGCGGTTCAATCTGGGCGAGATGACCGTTACGCGCTGTTCGGTCCGGCTGGACGGGGCCGAGGGCCATGCCTGCATTCAGGGGCGCGACAAGGACCACGCCCGCCGGGCCGCGGTTCTGGACGCGCTGATGCAGGGGGGCGCTGCGGCGCGGATCCGGGCGGAGGTTCTGGATCCCTTGACCGGGGCCGCCACCGCCACCCGCCGCGCCCGCGCCGAAAAGGCCGCCGCAACCAAGGTGGAGTTCTTCACGATGATGCGGGGGGAGGATTGA
- the phnH gene encoding phosphonate C-P lyase system protein PhnH: MTAHTLSGGFADPARQSAHAFRAVMEAMARPGTLHDLTGAVAPGLSVAAATVILTLTDGTTPLHLAGAADTEALRRWVAFHTGAPLVGAEQAAFAVGRWADLLPVDRFSVGVPAYPDRSATLIVEVPTLSAMGPRLTGPGIATAATLALPDIAAFQANRALFPLGFDTILTCGARLAALTRSTNVEAV, encoded by the coding sequence ATGACCGCGCACACCCTGTCCGGCGGGTTCGCCGATCCCGCCCGCCAATCCGCCCACGCCTTTCGCGCGGTGATGGAGGCGATGGCCCGCCCCGGCACGTTGCACGACCTGACGGGGGCCGTCGCGCCGGGCCTGTCGGTGGCGGCGGCGACCGTGATCTTGACCCTGACCGACGGCACGACGCCCCTGCATCTGGCAGGGGCTGCGGACACCGAGGCGCTGCGCCGCTGGGTCGCGTTCCACACCGGTGCGCCGCTGGTGGGGGCCGAGCAGGCGGCCTTTGCCGTCGGGCGCTGGGCGGATCTTCTGCCGGTGGACCGGTTTTCCGTGGGCGTCCCCGCCTATCCCGACCGGTCGGCCACGCTGATCGTGGAGGTGCCGACCCTTTCGGCCATGGGGCCTCGCCTGACCGGGCCGGGGATCGCAACGGCGGCCACTCTGGCCCTGCCCGACATCGCCGCGTTTCAGGCCAACCGGGCGCTGTTCCCGCTGGGCTTCGACACGATCCTGACCTGCGGCGCGCGGCTGGCCGCCCTGACGCGCAGCACGAATGTGGAGGCCGTCTGA
- a CDS encoding carbon-phosphorus lyase complex subunit PhnI, producing MYVAVKGGERAIDAAHAWLAEERRGDRAVADLTVPQIREQLALAVDRVMAEGSLYDPDLAALAIKQARGDLIEAVFLIRAYRTTLPRFGSSRPVDTAAMAVDRRVSATFKDLPGGQVLGPTFDYTHRLLDFALMAEGEAPTAAPTAPPRDEPVPHVMGLLDRDGLIEAEAPDDAPPTDLTRTPLDLPADRAVRLQALTRGDEGFVLSLAYSTQRGYGRTHAFVGELRIGRVAVCVDLPELGFAVEVGEIELTECETVNQFKGSRTEPPQFTRGYGLVMGQSERKAISMSLVDRALRWQDLGEDFVGAPAQDPEFVLSHCDNIQATGFLEHIKLPHYVDFQAELELVRRLRAEAMAGQEAAE from the coding sequence ATGTATGTTGCCGTGAAAGGGGGCGAACGCGCGATCGACGCCGCCCACGCCTGGCTGGCCGAGGAACGTCGCGGCGACCGGGCGGTGGCCGACCTGACCGTCCCGCAGATCCGCGAACAGTTGGCGCTGGCGGTGGATCGGGTGATGGCCGAAGGCTCGCTCTATGATCCCGATCTGGCGGCGCTGGCGATCAAGCAGGCGCGGGGGGATCTGATCGAGGCGGTCTTCCTTATCCGCGCCTATCGCACCACCCTGCCGCGTTTCGGATCGTCCCGCCCGGTGGACACCGCCGCGATGGCGGTGGACCGGCGCGTGTCGGCCACGTTCAAGGATCTGCCCGGCGGGCAGGTTCTGGGCCCGACCTTCGATTACACCCACCGCCTGCTGGATTTCGCCCTGATGGCCGAAGGGGAGGCTCCCACCGCCGCCCCGACCGCGCCGCCCCGCGACGAACCCGTCCCCCATGTCATGGGCCTTCTGGACCGCGACGGCCTGATCGAGGCGGAGGCGCCGGACGACGCGCCGCCCACCGACCTGACCCGCACCCCGCTGGACCTGCCCGCCGACCGCGCGGTGCGGTTGCAGGCGTTGACGCGGGGGGATGAGGGGTTCGTCCTCTCGCTCGCCTATTCCACGCAGCGGGGATACGGGCGCACCCACGCCTTCGTGGGCGAATTGCGAATCGGGCGCGTGGCGGTCTGCGTCGATCTGCCCGAACTGGGCTTCGCGGTGGAGGTGGGCGAGATCGAACTGACCGAATGCGAGACGGTGAACCAGTTCAAGGGATCCAGGACCGAGCCGCCGCAATTCACCCGCGGCTATGGCCTCGTAATGGGGCAAAGCGAACGAAAGGCCATTTCCATGAGCTTGGTGGACCGCGCCCTGCGCTGGCAGGATCTGGGCGAGGATTTCGTCGGCGCGCCGGCGCAGGATCCTGAATTCGTCCTGTCCCATTGCGACAACATTCAGGCGACGGGGTTTCTGGAACATATCAAGCTGCCCCATTACGTCGATTTTCAGGCGGAACTGGAACTCGTCCGCCGGTTGCGCGCCGAGGCCATGGCGGGGCAGGAGGCTGCGGAATGA
- a CDS encoding HAD-IA family hydrolase, with protein sequence MNIVFDIGNVLIRWDAALAFPDHDAEAFLARIDFPALNLRGDGGESFADLAQEIADPDDRALFLTYLANYARTIAQPIEGTWALMDRLRARGHAIHAITNWSAETWPTGVATHPRLATSFATTIVSGEEGVVKPAPAIFAALCARAGVAPDTCVFIDDSAANAAGARAFGMDAIHFTTPEALEAALIERGLL encoded by the coding sequence ATGAACATTGTTTTCGACATCGGCAACGTGCTGATCCGGTGGGATGCGGCGCTGGCCTTTCCGGATCACGACGCCGAGGCGTTTCTGGCCCGCATCGATTTCCCCGCCCTGAACCTGCGCGGCGACGGGGGGGAGAGCTTTGCCGATCTGGCGCAAGAGATCGCGGACCCGGACGACCGTGCGCTGTTCCTGACCTATCTGGCCAATTACGCCCGCACCATCGCCCAACCGATCGAGGGGACATGGGCGCTGATGGACCGCCTGCGGGCCCGCGGTCATGCGATCCACGCCATCACCAACTGGTCGGCAGAGACATGGCCGACGGGCGTCGCCACCCATCCGCGCCTTGCCACCAGCTTTGCCACCACCATCGTGTCGGGAGAGGAGGGGGTGGTCAAACCCGCCCCCGCGATCTTCGCCGCGTTATGCGCGCGCGCGGGCGTGGCCCCCGACACCTGCGTCTTCATCGACGACAGCGCGGCCAATGCGGCCGGGGCGCGCGCCTTCGGGATGGACGCCATCCATTTCACCACGCCCGAGGCGTTGGAAGCCGCGCTGATCGAAAGGGGTTTGCTGTGA